One region of Triticum aestivum cultivar Chinese Spring chromosome 6B, IWGSC CS RefSeq v2.1, whole genome shotgun sequence genomic DNA includes:
- the LOC123136275 gene encoding polynucleotide 5'-hydroxyl-kinase NOL9, which yields MERGEMGGGEGSEEARGREREREWEEAAEAVAYDSCTWPPPVVVVCGPGNSGKSAFARLLLNTLLARYKRVAYLDTDVGQPEFTPPGFVSLHVLEEQAKDLTMLYLRAPKRCFFFGDVAAHKNPKLLLSYIFGLYDYFLKELYHFNEADNPHKSAIPIVINTSGWVKGIGLHVLSEILRYVSPTDVIRLNTTAEGKNLPGGAFWLDAHEGNSQVNLVEIRAVQNSPRHLLVKKEARIIRDLRLIAYFRQCLPRDFPIFSSEDLVQGIAAIDPFQLPLSKIQVIDLHSQISGDSVYDFLAGTIVGIGSSSSVPLSTECSSPWCMGLGFIKAIDIPGDCIHLITPVSHQLLENVDIIFPSCIAVPDGLFQVPDTVDDITARLRDL from the exons atGGAGAGAGGCGagatgggcggcggcgaggggtcgGAGGAGGCGAGGGGCAGGGAACGGGAGCGGGagtgggaggaggcggcggaggcggtggcgtaCGACTCGTGCACCTGGCCGCCGCCGGTGGTAGTGGTGTGCGGCCCCGGCAACAGCGGCAAGTCCGCGTTCGCCCGCCTCCTCCTCAACACCCTCCTCGCAAG GTATAAGAGGGTGGCGTACCTGGATACTGATGTTGGCCAGCCTGAGTTCACACCTCCAGGTTTTGTGTCACTTCATGTACTTGAGGAACAAGCTAAAG ATTTGACAATGCTATACCTGCGGGCCCCAAAGAG GTGCTTCTTTTTTGGTGATGTTGCTGCACACAAGAACCCAAAACTTCTCTTGAGCTACATTTTTGGGCTTTATGATTATTTTCTTAAAGAACTCTATCACTTCAATGAGGCTGATAACCCTCACAAATCAGCTATACCGATTGTTATCAACACTTCAGGGTGGGTGAAAG GTATTGGACTTCATGTTCTGTCAGAGATATTGAGATACGTATCCCCAACTGACGTTATTCGGCTAAACACCACAGCAGAGGGTAAAAACTTACCAGGAGGTGCATTTTGGCTGGATGCACACGAGGGAAATTCACAAGTTAATCTTGTTGAAATTCGCGCAGTGCAGAACTCTCCTCGGCA TCTGTTAGTGAAGAAAGAGGCGCGAATTATTCGTGATCTCAGGCTGATTGCTTACTTCAGGCAGTGCTTGCCGAGGGACTTCCCAATTTTCTCTTCTGAAGATTTAGTTCAAGGAATTGCTGCTATAGACCCTTTTCAGCTCCCTCTTTCAAAAATACAGGTTATTGATCTACACAGCCAG ATTTCCGGTGATTCGGTATATGACTTCTTGGCCGGTACTATCGTCGGTATTGGATCAAGTTCATCTGTCCCTTTGTCAACTGAATGCTCCTCTCCTTGGTGCATGGGACTTG GTTTTATCAAGGCCATTGATATTCCAGGAGACTGCATTCATCTGATAACACCTGTTTCTCATCAGCTTTTAGAAAATGTTGACATCATTTTTCCAAGTTGTATTGCAGTGCCTGACGGCCTCTTTCAG GTGCCAGACACAGTGGATGATATAACTGCCAGGCTGAGAGATCTGTAG
- the LOC123136277 gene encoding uncharacterized protein, with translation MWSCPTSGGTAVRASPLILILGCCLLSIFSRVARGRASSGRVVLCRLLSIREQSKSEGEDSGVGCRVPVRAGWRLLRFITAKARCLWNSPPPLQGKAARKRESEERMGMPRGLSAYMVDMVWAVLAGWVSACLLVANEIARGMRAGEIGPFVVG, from the exons atgtggagctGCCCTACGTCAGGTGGCACAGCTGTGCGTGCTTCCCCACTAATTCTAATTCTAGGTTGTTGTCTGCTTAGTATATTCAGTCGCGTGGCGAG GGGACGAGCATCAAGTGGCAGAGTTGTGTTGTGCCGGCTGTTATCCATCCGAGAGCAAAGCAAAAGCGAAGGTGAAG ATTCCGGCGTCGGCTGCAGGGTGCCCGTGCGTGCTGGTTGGAGATTGCTCCGGTTCATCACCGCCAAG GCTAGGTGTTTGTGGAATTCCCCGCCTCCTTTGCAAGGAAAGGCTGCTAGGAAGAGGGAGAGCGAGGAAAGGATGGGCATGCCGCGGGGGCTGTCGGCGTACATGGTGGACATGGTGTGGGCGGTGCTCGCCGGGTGGGTGTCGGCGTGCCTGCTGGTCGCCAACGAGATCGCCCGCGGCATGCGGGCCGGGGAGATCGGCCCCTTCGTCGTGGGCTGA